In Argiope bruennichi chromosome 4, qqArgBrue1.1, whole genome shotgun sequence, the sequence AGAAAACACTACCAtcatataaaatctgaataaataaaattttctgaaagaaaagttcatgaaattttttcaaagagaaaagattatttttcttagaaTGGACTTCattgtttttctgaaaatgcttcaaattaaagtaaatatatgatAGTCttacttgaaattataaatatataattgattgaGAAAGACAATGTATATGAGATTTTCTTCGACATACCTATGATCAGGAGATAGACCCATTCCTATTATATGACCATGAAGATCTATTAAATGATCCACTTGATCAAAATAATGCATAATCGTTTCCTCATCATGCCAGTTAGGGGAGACAGTAGGATTACTATTTCTTTCTTCCCTTTCTGCCAATCTTTGTAACAAAGTTGGAGTCTCAGTAATCCTTTCAGCAAACctattaaatgtcatttttatacatattgcattcataattttttcattataagtttgatgaataaaatagatagaaaaaaatgtgataccaagcaataaaataattaactagcTTAGGACTCAAGTAATACATGTTATAAAAgtgagcattttaaaaataaattaatttatttttaaagtacagattaaatatgtttaaaatcacttacttttaaaattataatatacttaagtttgaattaaattaactGGACTTAATACTTCcattacaataatatttcaatttccatgtaataaaactttttttgtccattatttatttcaaatccttTTCACATTCAATGATAATAGACTAGAAATTGTCTCTTCTACATTATCACTTAGGTTCTGATTTAATGATTGaccatgaaattataaattaagcaaacatatcttgtaaatataaatataaaataatcaaaaaacttcttaattttatgaaaaaaaatcaagtaatggatttatatttaaactgCTTTCAAATCGATTCCCTTagataatcttttattttgaaatttttgttatttattagatACATCATGTTACAAACTGAATTGAAAcattgatttaattgaaataagtgAGGAAAGCATCTGTACTGCTTTGTACATCTGAAAGCATCTGTACtgcaattaatttttgcatttttgtcttttagtttttatatattattgtaaattgttACAGTTATGTAACTATTATCTATATACATTGTATTGATGCAactacaagaaaaatattatatagcaaatcttattaaacaaataaaagacccaaatttataaaatatatacaagatcaatgtattaaaaaaaataaaatttaaaattacttgaaaGGTTTGATTCTTTTAAATCCAATTTGGTGAGGAGTATATGTTAAAGAACCAGTGGTAAAAATGAGGAATTTTTCTCGTGGatccaatattttttcaatgctgCTATCATCATCTAAACTATCTGCATTTTCATCTTCTTCATTACTACATAATTTTGGAGCACTACTTTGATTTGATTTGGCAAATTTCTTCTTTGAACTGGCTCCAAATAGAGGCAAATGACCATATTCctcatctaaaattatatttatattagatcTATTaacattctattctattctaatattctatttaacattctatgcttaaaaaaattaaaaatcaaaacattaattttaccaCTTAAACCACTCCATTCTTCATCCCAAGGCAGTAATGGATCTTCAAAGTCAGAGCTAGTATTATCTTCTTCTTCACTAGAATCTGATGGCATATCAGCACTCTCTGCTCTTCGATATTCTTGACTATATCTTATAGGACTGTCCATAGTACAAGCTTCATTACTTTCAGCAGTATATTGCACCTAAAAGAGaatgttcattatttattaaaaatgaaataaactacgATACATATAGAATATGCTTCAGAAAAATCTTTCACAAACAGACAAATTTACAACAAAAcacttggaattaaaaaaaattgattaaaaagtttttttaaaaaaactatttatttacttcaaaaaatatgtaGAGTACATAATAATAAACCCACAAATATAAATTCCCATAAAGaagaaatatagattaaaaatctaaaaagagCTATAAGAACCATAGCATTAATATAtccaatatcaatttttttgaaaataagtttctgACTGGCTATTTCTAATGTATCTATCTATTGAATCCAATATAAAATATCAGAGaaacttcagtttttttaatttcaattcccaTTATAATTATAGCTTTttgatatggaaaataaaaattgcattactaAATTTGTATAAACTGCCAAATCCCATACAAATGGTCTCAAATTTAGCAGTCAAATGTCAACAAGTTATTTGACAATGACAgctatgataattaaattttgtttatgatgTTTCATTATATGGATAGTTCTTTTCCTCAAAAAGAATTCCTAAACTATTATTTCACATGATCCAAACATATGAAAAGTTCACAATAAACACaaattgttgtaaaaaatttttacttaaaattaaaacatttttaacatatatttataattatttaaagatttttgtataaTGTCATATTTATGTTATAAAGGCTAGGGTTTAAATATGgctgaaaagaaacaaaatataaaactgaataccTTTATATCTTGTGTTAATGATCCAGATGCCAACTCGATAGTACGCCCTCGAACAGTCGGCCAGGCATCAGCAGATAAGGCATTCTTAGATACAGGATTTCCATGAACAACAGGTTTTCTAGATGAAGTTGTTGTAAGATTTGGATCAGAGCCTTCTGCTTTAGACTCGGGCATTAAACAGTTGGCCACTGCAATTGTGCGTATGGAGCTTGCTTtacgattataaaatttaaaaaggcgTTTGACTATAGGCTTCTTTTCAGATTCAGATTCTTGATAAGCCTTATTCAACCACAGAGCAGAACATGACACTAAGTGTCCTAAGAAATGTAATCGACCAGATAATAAGTATTCATCAGTGTACCAAGTACCAAAAGTATCATATGGCTTATTCAAAACTCTACACTGCAGAGCAAAATTGCCtatttaaagaagataaaaaaaaaatcaaaattagggttgaaaataaaaaacatcaaattataaTCAAGCTCAATCTTAAATATATACATGAAGTATctcaatctaatttaaatcctaattaatttcctaatttttattttaatttagctcatattaacttcattctaaagagttctcttatttcctgatccaattccaacttttttatttaatacacacACTTTCTGTAAAACAAAATCCTtaagataaaaatccttaatgtttactgcattcttttaaaattacctaAATTTCCCTTACCTAAGACTaaatgtgtcaaagaaatctccaTAAGAATCTCATAGTAACAAAAATCACGGTCTCTTGTGCTCTTGAGTCACTATGCAGACTGACACATTTCTTACCATTTTTatgtgatgaaataaataaaagttaagattaaaaaaatttattcttaacagCCACGCAACTGCTTAAATATGTTTGCATACATATATGAAGTAAATTCAagagtgtgcgtgtgtgtgtgtgtgtactacTAGCCCATCTGTGGAAGTATTGTGTAAAagttacatgaaatataaaaaaaaaatccactataAAAAACTATCACTGATTAACTGCATTATGTAgcgtgatattttaaaaagaaaaaattaaaatgcaaataaacaaaattgattaACTGCATTATGcggtgtaatattttaaaaagaaaaaattaaaatgcaaataaacaaatataactatttcttatatttacaatttcattaaaCTTAAGAAACAGCAAAGATTAGGGTGCCAAGCTTCAAAAGAAACTAATTTTCCCAGTTCGGAAAACTCTCTTTCCACAGCCGTATCAGCATCTGACATAAAGTAGCCATCCAAATAAGTTAACAGAACTGTAACTGAAATaggcaataaaaataaactgtccTTATCAGCTGGCAGaatttgatttttgcatcaaaaacaATTCTGATTATTTTGATTCGTAGAATTCATCTTTTCATCAAGCAATTTGGTTTACCATCTTATAAATTCTTTGGCAAAGAACTTATACTTTCCTATTTTCAAAGGCACACTCATCTCTTCCAGGACATAGATTATGTTCACAGAAAAGCAACATACATATGTctcaaatgaataaaacaatgaCAACACAATCAATGCCAATTTTAAGAGTGACTCATGCCACACTTAGCATGGATGAGCACCTAGGAAtcccaaaaatttatattacacaCTTTAGTGCACTTAACAACCAAtccttaaaaattttacaaatctgaaaaaaaaaaaaaaaaaaaaaagacaagacaGACTTTTATTCATTCTTCTATAATATGCTAACAGGAATTTGAAAATGTAACTATTACATAACACAGCATTCCAAACATATAAACTTATATGCCTTTGATATTATTTGAATCAAAGAAAGGTTATGTTTCACATAATACAATCtagatacttaaataaaatttgttccaCATGGAATATTCTGTCAACATAAAACATTCTAGAGGC encodes:
- the LOC129966691 gene encoding F-box/WD repeat-containing protein 5-like, which codes for MDSSEFWHLLPDPLLLYIFSHLSAKELLNARGTCRNWLRVATDEFLWKRLFHNDFKIDKSIPIAPGKYSWFNEYRRLKYHIPSEQTEVLVEHTHQVLHVSYAHNGKMFASSSKDGYIKVWTSTYPAKVLYSTDMKSFSWNYTQFSQFNESDTLLLVSGVHFGAHTASGEIAVFNLQGNFALQCRVLNKPYDTFGTWYTDEYLLSGRLHFLGHLVSCSALWLNKAYQESESEKKPIVKRLFKFYNRKASSIRTIAVANCLMPESKAEGSDPNLTTTSSRKPVVHGNPVSKNALSADAWPTVRGRTIELASGSLTQDIKVQYTAESNEACTMDSPIRYSQEYRRAESADMPSDSSEEEDNTSSDFEDPLLPWDEEWSGLSDEEYGHLPLFGASSKKKFAKSNQSSAPKLCSNEEDENADSLDDDSSIEKILDPREKFLIFTTGSLTYTPHQIGFKRIKPFKFAERITETPTLLQRLAEREERNSNPTVSPNWHDEETIMHYFDQVDHLIDLHGHIIGMGLSPDHRYLYVNSRPWPQGYVIDNPLTPPPIAQEIDIHVIDLCTLKEVGTMLRSHKAYTPNDECFFIFLDVSDQYVASGAEDKHGYLWDRHYGNCLSKLPHNDVVNSVAFNPKDPEMLVTASDDFTLKVWRSKNRVKELNISMEDKMQCEDNEAKN